One window of the Runella slithyformis DSM 19594 genome contains the following:
- a CDS encoding restriction endonuclease subunit S: MQNNLLKYNHYKPSGVQWLGDIPEHWEVTFVKHLLSIPITDGPHTTPELLDEGIPFISAEAIKNGEIDFEKKRGFISLKDHLLFSKKYSPRKGDIYMVKSGATTGNVAMVKTNNDFSIWSPLAVFRAEAKKITPEYLHLFLQSYTFRKGVELSWSFGTQQNIGMGILSNLPVTYGSIAEQTVIAQFLDRKTAQIEVAITQKQRMIELLKERRQILIHQAVTRGLNPDVPMKDSGVEWIGEIPEHWEVKRLRHIGQCQNGVSKGAEYFGSGYPFISYGDVYKNIELPKTVNGLAESSIEDRKYYSVEEGDVLFTRTSETAEEIGFASTCLSTIENSTFAGFLIRFRPKQGALFKGFSKYYFSSKTHRAFFVKEMNLVIRASLSQELLRKMPILIPPIKEQIEIYNYLETATQKMDKAIGLKEQEIEKLKEYKASLINSVVTGKVKVIENPKGVA, from the coding sequence ATGCAAAATAACCTACTCAAATACAACCACTACAAACCCTCCGGCGTCCAATGGCTCGGTGATATTCCTGAACATTGGGAGGTGACATTTGTAAAACATTTACTTAGCATTCCGATAACAGATGGCCCACATACAACACCTGAATTATTGGACGAGGGCATTCCTTTTATTTCAGCAGAAGCTATAAAAAATGGAGAAATTGATTTTGAAAAAAAACGCGGTTTTATTTCTTTAAAAGACCACTTACTCTTTTCTAAAAAATACAGCCCCAGAAAAGGTGATATTTATATGGTCAAATCTGGGGCAACGACAGGGAATGTAGCAATGGTTAAGACCAATAATGACTTCAGTATTTGGTCACCTTTAGCAGTTTTTAGAGCAGAGGCAAAAAAAATAACCCCTGAGTATCTTCATTTGTTCTTACAATCATATACTTTCAGAAAGGGTGTTGAATTGAGTTGGAGTTTTGGAACTCAGCAGAATATCGGGATGGGCATACTTTCTAATCTACCTGTTACTTATGGGTCGATTGCCGAACAAACCGTCATTGCACAATTTCTTGACCGCAAAACGGCGCAAATTGAGGTGGCGATTACCCAAAAGCAGCGCATGATAGAACTCCTCAAAGAGCGCCGCCAAATCCTTATCCACCAAGCTGTTACCCGTGGCCTAAATCCCGATGTACCCATGAAAGATTCAGGCGTTGAATGGATTGGGGAGATACCGGAGCATTGGGAGGTGAAGAGGTTGAGACATATCGGACAATGCCAAAATGGAGTAAGTAAAGGTGCAGAGTATTTTGGTTCAGGTTATCCGTTTATAAGTTATGGAGATGTTTATAAAAATATTGAATTACCTAAAACAGTAAATGGTTTAGCTGAATCAAGTATAGAAGACAGGAAGTACTATTCTGTTGAAGAAGGAGATGTATTATTTACAAGAACTTCAGAAACAGCCGAAGAAATAGGGTTTGCATCAACCTGTTTAAGTACTATTGAAAATTCAACTTTTGCGGGTTTCCTCATTAGGTTCAGACCAAAACAGGGTGCTTTGTTCAAAGGCTTTTCTAAATATTATTTCAGTAGTAAAACTCATAGAGCATTTTTTGTAAAAGAAATGAACTTGGTTATCAGAGCCTCATTAAGCCAAGAACTACTAAGAAAAATGCCCATTTTAATTCCCCCAATCAAGGAACAAATTGAAATTTATAATTATTTGGAAACCGCCACTCAAAAAATGGACAAAGCCATTGGCCTCAAAGAGCAGGAGATAGAGAAGCTGAAAGAATACAAGGCGAGTTTGATCAACAGTGTGGTAACGGGCAAGGTAAAGGTAATCGAAAACCCTAAAGGGGTGGCATGA
- a CDS encoding HsdM family class I SAM-dependent methyltransferase, which produces MQRLHDTATNNQQILQANFEEYLNGFSPNVREIIDKFKLKSQVRHMAAKDVLLNVLEKFTSSYINLTPFEKLDPEGRKLPPLSNLGMGYVFEELIRKFNEDNNEEAGEHFTPREVIDLMTHVIFDPIKDDLPPVMTIYDPACGSGGMLTESQNFIKDEEGEIRAKGDVYLFGKEINDETYAICKSDMMIKGNNPENIRVGSTLSTDEFAGKTFDFMLSNPPYGKSWASEQKYIKDGKDIIDPRFQITLRDYWGNEEPADATPRSSDGQLLFLMEMVNKMKPLDKSPRGSRVASVHNGSSLFTGDAGGGESNIRRYIIENDWLEAIIQLPNNLFYNTGITTYIWVLSNRKAPHRQGKVQLIDAGQLYRKLRKNLGNKNCEFAPEHIREIVNVYTQMQAVERPGDEGLAAQVFDNRDFGYYKVTVERPKRLKAQFSTERIEELRFDKSLREPMQWAYEQWGEEVYTHLAQHEKAMTDWCEKNELNLNTKQLKTLTSPAAWQKQRDLLTAAAQLMQAIGTDEYNDFNVFKKEIDAELKAAKSKLSASEKNAILNAVSWYDATAEKVVKGITKLTGDKLDALLAHLGCDESQLTDYGYFATDKKGEYLEYETESDLRDTENVPLKENIHAYFLREVKPHVAEAWLNLDATKIGYEISFNKYFYRHKPLRSLEEVGADILQLDAESDGLIREILGL; this is translated from the coding sequence TTGCAGCGACTGCACGATACCGCCACCAATAACCAACAGATTCTTCAAGCCAATTTTGAGGAATACCTCAATGGTTTCAGCCCCAACGTCAGGGAAATCATTGACAAGTTTAAGCTCAAAAGCCAGGTGCGGCACATGGCCGCCAAAGACGTGCTGCTCAATGTGCTGGAGAAGTTTACCTCTTCGTACATCAATCTTACCCCTTTTGAAAAACTCGACCCCGAAGGCCGTAAACTGCCACCCCTAAGCAACTTGGGCATGGGCTACGTGTTTGAGGAATTGATTCGGAAGTTCAACGAAGACAACAACGAAGAAGCCGGGGAACACTTTACGCCCCGTGAGGTGATTGACCTCATGACGCACGTGATCTTTGACCCCATCAAAGACGACCTGCCGCCGGTCATGACCATCTACGACCCGGCCTGCGGCTCGGGCGGGATGCTGACCGAATCGCAGAATTTTATCAAAGACGAAGAAGGCGAAATCCGCGCCAAGGGTGATGTATATCTTTTCGGCAAGGAAATCAACGACGAAACCTACGCCATTTGTAAGTCGGACATGATGATCAAGGGCAACAACCCCGAAAACATTCGCGTAGGCTCGACGCTTTCGACGGATGAATTTGCGGGAAAAACCTTTGATTTTATGCTCTCCAATCCGCCCTACGGCAAGTCGTGGGCGAGTGAGCAGAAATACATCAAAGACGGCAAAGACATCATTGACCCGCGTTTCCAAATTACCCTCCGCGACTACTGGGGCAACGAAGAACCCGCCGACGCTACGCCGCGCTCCTCGGACGGACAATTGTTGTTTTTAATGGAAATGGTCAACAAAATGAAGCCGCTCGACAAAAGCCCGCGCGGCAGCCGGGTGGCCTCGGTACACAACGGGTCAAGTTTGTTTACGGGCGATGCCGGCGGCGGCGAAAGCAACATCCGCCGTTACATCATCGAAAACGATTGGCTCGAAGCCATCATTCAGTTGCCCAACAACCTGTTTTACAACACGGGCATCACCACCTACATTTGGGTGCTCTCCAACCGAAAAGCCCCGCATCGCCAAGGCAAAGTGCAGCTCATTGATGCCGGGCAACTCTACCGAAAACTTCGCAAAAACCTCGGCAACAAAAACTGTGAGTTTGCGCCCGAACACATCCGCGAGATCGTGAACGTTTATACCCAAATGCAGGCCGTGGAACGCCCGGGCGACGAAGGCTTGGCGGCACAGGTATTTGATAACCGCGATTTTGGCTACTATAAAGTGACCGTGGAGCGCCCCAAACGCCTGAAAGCACAGTTCAGCACCGAGCGCATTGAAGAACTGCGTTTTGATAAATCCCTGCGTGAACCCATGCAGTGGGCTTACGAGCAGTGGGGCGAAGAAGTATATACCCACCTCGCCCAACACGAAAAAGCCATGACCGATTGGTGCGAAAAAAACGAGTTGAACCTCAATACCAAGCAGCTCAAAACCCTCACCTCGCCCGCTGCGTGGCAAAAGCAACGGGATTTGCTCACCGCCGCTGCCCAATTGATGCAGGCCATCGGCACCGACGAATACAACGACTTTAATGTTTTCAAAAAAGAAATAGACGCCGAGCTGAAAGCCGCAAAATCCAAACTTTCGGCCTCGGAGAAAAATGCCATCCTCAACGCCGTGAGCTGGTACGACGCCACCGCCGAAAAAGTGGTAAAGGGCATCACCAAATTGACGGGCGATAAGCTCGACGCCCTCCTCGCGCATTTGGGCTGCGACGAATCCCAATTGACCGATTACGGGTATTTTGCCACCGACAAAAAAGGTGAATACCTGGAATACGAAACGGAAAGCGACCTGCGCGACACCGAAAACGTACCCCTGAAGGAAAATATCCACGCTTACTTTTTGCGCGAAGTAAAACCCCACGTGGCCGAAGCTTGGCTCAACCTCGACGCTACCAAGATCGGTTACGAGATCAGTTTCAACAAGTATTTTTATCGGCACAAGCCCCTGCGCTCGTTGGAAGAAGTAGGCGCGGACATCCTCCAACTCGACGCCGAAAGCGACGGCCTGATTCGGGAGATTTTGGGACTTTGA
- a CDS encoding type I restriction-modification system subunit M N-terminal domain-containing protein has protein sequence MNTAVHNKLVSFIWSIADDCLRDVYVRGKYRDVILPMVVLRRLDTLLETTKEAVMEELAFQRDEAGFTEWDENGLRDASGYVF, from the coding sequence ATGAACACAGCCGTCCACAACAAATTAGTGTCTTTTATTTGGTCCATTGCCGATGATTGTTTGCGCGATGTGTATGTGCGGGGAAAGTACCGCGACGTGATTTTACCGATGGTGGTGCTCCGCCGATTGGATACCCTCCTCGAAACCACCAAAGAGGCCGTGATGGAAGAATTGGCCTTTCAGCGGGATGAGGCAGGTTTTACGGAATGGGATGAAAACGGCCTGCGCGATGCGTCGGGTTATGTGTTTTAA
- a CDS encoding OBAP family protein, with translation MKRMIWPPLYLLMAGFSAACGGKNTAAHVEAPGDEKPAVDKALTVGADVLQNKTPLKKFSAYLDGFHFYNGNLNAQMEAHHYVNQINEDLYQAIIFDGNDDDAKIMGVEYIITPKLFKTLSEEEKKLWHSHHHEVMSGTLIAPGIPEAAELALMKKLVSTYGKTIHTWHTDQHRTLPLGAPMIMMGFTKDGQLRKALVEERDKRFNVSTEKKRKDREDIPLPDVDPLANAWEKGQVRQLMITDKADSAQHKHQGPAPKEP, from the coding sequence ATGAAACGAATGATTTGGCCTCCCTTATACCTGCTGATGGCGGGTTTTTCAGCCGCCTGCGGCGGAAAGAACACCGCTGCTCACGTAGAAGCACCCGGCGATGAAAAACCGGCGGTGGATAAGGCGCTGACAGTCGGGGCGGATGTACTTCAGAACAAAACACCCCTGAAGAAGTTCAGTGCCTACCTGGACGGTTTTCATTTCTACAACGGAAACCTTAACGCCCAGATGGAAGCGCACCACTACGTCAATCAAATCAATGAGGATTTGTACCAGGCGATCATTTTTGACGGCAACGACGATGACGCAAAGATCATGGGAGTAGAGTACATCATTACCCCCAAACTGTTTAAGACGCTTAGCGAGGAAGAAAAAAAGCTGTGGCATTCGCATCATCATGAAGTGATGTCGGGTACCCTGATCGCACCGGGCATTCCGGAAGCGGCCGAACTCGCATTGATGAAAAAATTGGTGTCTACTTACGGAAAAACGATTCATACCTGGCACACCGACCAACACAGGACCCTGCCTTTGGGCGCGCCGATGATCATGATGGGCTTTACCAAGGACGGGCAGCTTCGCAAAGCGCTGGTGGAGGAAAGGGATAAGCGATTTAATGTTTCTACCGAAAAAAAGCGAAAAGACAGGGAGGATATTCCCCTGCCGGACGTAGACCCGTTGGCCAATGCCTGGGAAAAAGGGCAGGTCAGGCAGTTGATGATCACCGACAAAGCCGACAGTGCGCAGCATAAGCATCAGGGACCGGCGCCAAAAGAACCATAA